A genome region from Maridesulfovibrio salexigens DSM 2638 includes the following:
- a CDS encoding hybrid sensor histidine kinase/response regulator — translation MLKIDKVQTRIGVLIVAISLISFIVSGAYDYSSMRRNMLDELNQKADGLVERLSESLITPLWNVDQAAINRILLSEMNDKRIKAILVTEDNGNNVFAGKMRDETWNIINFKSWPIGKFVKRKTEISIMNQPIGAVEIFLSPKFIDDELSQSLLNSLLRTMLLVILINLALFVTMRRILISPITKLSQTARQISLDKNYSSRVQIECKGEMESLVKNFNNMLQQIEEQDLKLKQYSGQLQEKIHQSNKNLEKSYRELKIINRELEIAKDEAEAASKSKSEFMANVSHEIRTPMNAIIGMADLTMETDLSSKQREFIKIIISSGKVLLRLINDILDFSKIEAGKLSLEEVNFNLHQLIHDISDLFVEQMVASQTELVIDIRPGVPQRIIGDPLRLRQVLVNITANAFKFTSKGEIIITVSADQINATKTEIVFAIKDTGIGIPEEVQPHLFEAFKQADGSTTRKYGGTGLGLSISKRIVNLMGGNIWFRSRPEDGSTFFFTITPNVAVETSLIEFEIPQELKNKPVLVVDDNFAVRSVLVRYLKQFGFQPTSVASAEEAIKIIEDRKDDQFKLLIIDLKLPGMNGDEASIEIRKTYSKEELPILMITATELNSALSKAQNAQINRMISKPLKQATLFNSIMETFGYDVPKEYSYEPSKPIKDEFKSFRLLLVEDNPINQQVAEQILEPTGIEISSAPNGAEAVRMVQEAGYDIVLMDIQMPEMDGYEATTIIRNDLKMKELPIIAMTAHAMRGDKEKCIASGMDDYIPKPIDKELMISIIRNHLKQDKKTVQPVATSPKEESDPTQGDDTQLREINVPEVLERIGGDMGILVSILRNFREYNKDFNTDLQKLLQTDQLKEAGDKAHTLKGSAANISATELAIAALELEKSCKSDLKEDAELALEKTTEKLNLLYGEIALLEKDFD, via the coding sequence TTGTTAAAAATAGATAAAGTACAAACCAGAATCGGGGTTCTGATCGTAGCTATATCCCTAATTTCATTCATTGTTTCCGGGGCATACGATTACAGTTCCATGCGTAGAAACATGCTCGATGAGCTCAACCAAAAGGCTGACGGCCTCGTTGAAAGGCTCTCCGAATCCCTGATTACTCCGCTCTGGAATGTCGATCAGGCTGCAATCAACCGTATCCTGCTATCTGAAATGAACGACAAACGCATCAAGGCCATTCTGGTTACAGAAGACAACGGAAACAATGTTTTTGCCGGAAAGATGCGTGACGAAACATGGAACATAATCAATTTCAAAAGCTGGCCCATCGGCAAATTCGTTAAACGCAAGACCGAAATTTCAATCATGAACCAGCCTATCGGGGCTGTTGAGATCTTTCTTTCCCCTAAATTTATTGACGATGAGCTATCTCAATCACTTCTTAATTCACTACTGCGCACAATGCTGCTGGTTATCCTGATCAACCTTGCACTGTTTGTGACCATGCGCAGGATTCTCATTTCTCCCATAACCAAATTAAGCCAGACTGCCAGACAGATTTCGCTGGATAAAAACTACAGCTCGCGGGTGCAAATCGAATGCAAAGGAGAAATGGAAAGCCTAGTCAAAAACTTCAACAATATGCTGCAACAAATTGAAGAGCAGGACCTTAAGCTCAAGCAATACAGCGGACAGTTGCAGGAAAAGATTCATCAAAGCAATAAAAACCTTGAAAAAAGTTACCGCGAACTGAAAATCATCAACCGCGAGCTGGAAATAGCCAAGGATGAAGCGGAAGCTGCATCCAAATCCAAAAGTGAATTCATGGCCAACGTCAGCCATGAAATCCGCACTCCCATGAATGCCATCATCGGTATGGCCGATCTGACCATGGAGACCGATCTTTCTTCCAAGCAACGAGAATTCATAAAAATCATCATCAGTTCGGGTAAGGTTCTGCTGCGGCTGATAAACGATATTCTCGACTTCTCAAAAATAGAAGCCGGCAAACTCAGCCTCGAAGAAGTTAATTTCAACCTGCACCAGCTTATCCATGACATCAGCGATCTTTTTGTTGAACAAATGGTTGCCTCACAGACGGAACTGGTTATTGATATACGCCCCGGCGTGCCTCAGCGTATTATAGGTGACCCCTTGCGGCTCCGTCAGGTTCTGGTCAACATTACAGCCAATGCGTTTAAATTTACCAGCAAAGGTGAAATCATAATTACTGTTTCCGCAGACCAGATAAACGCCACCAAAACTGAAATTGTGTTTGCTATCAAGGATACAGGAATTGGAATTCCTGAAGAAGTGCAACCCCATCTTTTTGAAGCTTTCAAGCAGGCGGACGGTTCCACAACCCGCAAATACGGTGGAACAGGTCTGGGACTTTCCATCTCCAAACGCATCGTCAATCTCATGGGCGGGAATATCTGGTTCCGCAGCAGACCGGAAGACGGCAGTACATTTTTCTTCACCATCACTCCTAATGTGGCAGTGGAAACATCTCTGATTGAATTCGAAATTCCGCAGGAACTCAAAAATAAACCGGTTCTGGTGGTAGACGACAACTTCGCGGTCCGCAGCGTACTGGTGCGCTATCTTAAACAATTCGGATTCCAGCCCACCAGCGTTGCCAGTGCTGAAGAAGCAATCAAAATTATTGAAGACAGGAAAGATGACCAATTCAAACTACTCATTATTGACCTCAAACTGCCCGGTATGAATGGAGATGAGGCAAGTATTGAAATCCGCAAGACCTACAGCAAAGAAGAACTCCCCATACTAATGATCACTGCAACAGAGCTCAATTCCGCCCTGAGTAAGGCCCAAAACGCTCAAATAAACAGAATGATCAGTAAACCGCTCAAACAGGCCACCCTCTTCAATTCCATCATGGAAACTTTCGGTTATGATGTACCCAAAGAGTACTCTTACGAACCGTCAAAACCGATTAAAGATGAATTCAAATCCTTCAGACTGCTTCTTGTTGAAGACAACCCCATAAACCAGCAGGTTGCGGAACAAATACTTGAACCCACCGGAATTGAAATTTCTTCAGCACCTAATGGTGCGGAAGCTGTCAGAATGGTGCAGGAAGCAGGCTATGACATCGTTCTTATGGATATACAGATGCCGGAAATGGACGGTTATGAGGCAACAACCATAATCCGTAATGACCTGAAAATGAAAGAGCTGCCGATCATCGCCATGACAGCCCACGCCATGCGCGGTGACAAAGAAAAATGTATTGCTTCCGGCATGGACGATTATATTCCAAAGCCAATTGATAAAGAACTGATGATCAGCATCATCCGCAACCACCTGAAACAGGATAAAAAGACTGTACAGCCTGTCGCCACTTCCCCAAAAGAAGAATCAGACCCCACGCAGGGGGATGACACTCAATTAAGGGAAATAAACGTTCCCGAAGTTCTGGAAAGAATTGGTGGGGATATGGGAATTTTGGTCAGCATCCTGCGTAATTTCAGGGAGTACAACAAAGATTTTAATACAGATCTGCAAAAATTGCTTCAAACAGATCAACTCAAGGAAGCCGGAGACAAGGCGCATACCCTGAAAGGTTCAGCCGCAAACATTTCCGCAACCGAATTGGCTATTGCTGCCCTTGAACTGGAGAAAAGCTGCAAATCTGACCTGAAGGAAGATGCTGAACTTGCCCTAGAAAAAACAACTGAGAAACTCAATCTGCTTTATGGAGAAATTGCGCTTCTTGAAAAGGATTTTGACTAG
- a CDS encoding glycogen/starch/alpha-glucan phosphorylase, giving the protein MKRSNFKVRKKNDRVSLTEDIRNHVIYSLSKEVKDASEWDAGKALALALRDRLVERMIETRDRYRRVKAKRMYYFSIEYLLGRCLGNNLCNMEILDLCEDIFKDLGYDLDEVRASERDPALGNGGLGRLAACFLDSLATLDLPGCGYGIHYEYGLFRQSIHNGYQKELADYWMKEGMPLQVARPDQSVIVPLYGRVESAATPSGDYLPMWVDWDDIIGVPYDIPVVGYGGKTVNYLRLFAARASENFDMDIFNHGDYIRAVQRKIESEMVSKVLYPTESVSFGKELRLVQEYFLVACGLRDITRRFLAQNKNFEEFADYVAIQLNDTHPALTVVELMRYLVDERRIEWDKAWEITRATCAYTNHTLLPEALELWSVSLIEKVLPRHLQIIYEINSRFLKKVESKYPADNEKLRRMSLICEDGTKKVRMANLAVVGSHSVNGVSELHSELVKTRLFPDFYEFAPQKFNNKTNGVTPRRWMLKANPALAALLTDTLGKGWITDLNELHKLEEHINDSEFRARFMEAKRTNKIKLGNFINSTLDINIPPDSIFDIQAKRIHEYKRQLLNVLHVIHLYLELVDNDVEPSCSRAFLFAGKAAPGYWEAKQIIKLIHSVAKVINNDPRAEGLLKVAFLPDYRVSLAEKIVPACDVSEQISTAGTEASGTGNMKFAMNGALTVGTYDGANIEMLEEVGQDNFYLFGLKQEEVEKALREGSYHPREIYNHSPEIRQVFTALLENRFSPDEPDLFRWLVDKLLTDNEQYMHLADFKSYSEAQKRIDRDYAEKEIWAAKAILNTARMGKFSTDRTMLEYAEDIWKIKAVK; this is encoded by the coding sequence GAAACTCGTGACCGCTATCGGCGGGTAAAAGCAAAACGGATGTATTACTTTTCCATTGAGTATTTGCTGGGACGCTGCCTCGGTAACAACTTATGTAATATGGAAATTCTTGATCTCTGTGAGGATATTTTCAAGGACCTTGGCTACGATCTGGACGAAGTCCGGGCCAGTGAGCGTGATCCCGCTCTCGGTAACGGGGGCTTGGGAAGACTGGCTGCCTGTTTCCTCGATTCTCTGGCGACTCTTGATCTGCCCGGTTGCGGGTATGGGATTCACTATGAGTATGGTCTGTTTCGGCAGTCCATCCATAATGGATATCAAAAGGAACTTGCGGATTACTGGATGAAGGAAGGGATGCCTTTGCAGGTTGCCCGCCCGGACCAGTCGGTAATTGTTCCACTTTACGGAAGGGTTGAAAGTGCGGCTACCCCCAGCGGAGACTACCTGCCTATGTGGGTGGATTGGGATGATATTATCGGAGTCCCTTATGACATTCCCGTGGTCGGCTATGGCGGAAAGACTGTAAATTACCTGCGATTGTTTGCGGCCAGAGCCTCTGAAAATTTCGACATGGATATCTTCAATCATGGTGACTACATCAGGGCCGTGCAACGTAAGATAGAATCAGAAATGGTTTCCAAGGTTCTTTACCCAACGGAATCTGTTTCTTTCGGTAAAGAGTTGCGGCTGGTGCAGGAATATTTTCTCGTGGCTTGCGGATTGCGCGATATTACCCGCCGATTCCTTGCCCAGAACAAGAATTTTGAAGAGTTTGCTGATTATGTTGCCATTCAGCTTAACGATACCCATCCGGCCCTGACCGTTGTGGAGTTGATGCGCTATCTTGTGGATGAAAGACGCATTGAATGGGATAAAGCTTGGGAAATTACCCGCGCTACCTGCGCATACACCAATCATACTTTGCTCCCGGAAGCACTTGAGTTGTGGTCGGTTTCCTTGATTGAAAAGGTTTTGCCGCGTCATTTGCAAATCATTTACGAAATTAACAGTCGTTTTTTGAAAAAGGTTGAGAGCAAGTATCCGGCTGACAATGAAAAATTGAGGCGCATGTCCCTTATCTGTGAAGACGGTACCAAGAAAGTGCGCATGGCTAACCTTGCCGTGGTCGGTTCCCATTCTGTTAACGGGGTTTCCGAGTTGCATTCTGAGTTGGTTAAGACCCGTTTGTTTCCTGATTTTTATGAATTTGCCCCGCAAAAGTTCAACAACAAGACCAATGGAGTAACCCCGCGCCGTTGGATGCTTAAGGCCAATCCTGCTCTTGCAGCGCTGCTTACCGATACTCTAGGTAAGGGGTGGATCACTGATTTAAATGAGTTGCATAAGCTGGAAGAGCACATCAATGACAGTGAGTTCCGTGCACGGTTCATGGAGGCTAAGCGGACAAATAAGATCAAGCTGGGCAATTTTATAAATTCCACCTTGGACATTAATATCCCGCCGGATTCCATTTTCGATATTCAAGCCAAGCGTATTCATGAGTATAAGCGCCAGCTGTTGAATGTTCTGCACGTAATTCATCTTTATCTTGAATTGGTGGATAATGATGTAGAACCGTCCTGTTCCAGGGCTTTTCTTTTTGCAGGAAAGGCAGCCCCCGGTTACTGGGAGGCCAAGCAGATTATAAAGCTGATTCATTCTGTTGCAAAAGTGATCAATAATGATCCGCGTGCAGAAGGTTTGCTCAAGGTTGCTTTTCTGCCTGATTACCGGGTTTCCCTTGCGGAGAAGATTGTTCCTGCCTGTGATGTAAGTGAGCAGATTTCAACTGCCGGAACCGAGGCTTCCGGTACCGGAAACATGAAATTCGCCATGAACGGTGCTTTGACTGTCGGAACTTACGATGGAGCAAACATTGAGATGCTGGAAGAGGTGGGGCAAGATAATTTTTATCTTTTCGGGCTGAAGCAGGAAGAAGTTGAGAAAGCTTTGCGGGAAGGAAGCTATCATCCTCGTGAAATATACAACCACAGTCCGGAAATAAGGCAGGTTTTTACCGCTCTATTGGAGAACAGATTTTCGCCCGATGAGCCGGACCTGTTCCGCTGGCTGGTCGATAAACTGCTTACTGATAATGAGCAGTATATGCATCTGGCTGATTTCAAATCATATAGTGAAGCTCAGAAACGAATCGACAGAGATTATGCTGAAAAGGAAATCTGGGCTGCCAAGGCAATTTTGAATACTGCTCGCATGGGCAAATTTTCAACTGACCGGACCATGCTGGAATATGCTGAAGATATCTGGAAGATTAAGGCTGTGAAGTAA